From Danio rerio strain Tuebingen ecotype United States chromosome 7, GRCz12tu, whole genome shotgun sequence, the proteins below share one genomic window:
- the shha gene encoding sonic hedgehog protein isoform X1: MNHWPGVKLRVTEGWDEDGHHFEESLHYEGRAVDITTSDRDKSKYGTLSRLAVEAGFDWVYYESKAHIHCSVKAENSVAAKSGGCFPGSALVSLQDGGQKAVKDLNPGDKVLAADSAGNLVFSDFIMFTDRDSTTRRVFYVIETQEPVEKITLTAAHLLFVLDNSTEDLHTMTAAYASSVRAGQKVMVVDDSGQLKSVIVQRIYTEEQRGSFAPVTAHGTIVVDRILASCYAVIEDQGLAHLAFAPARLYYYVSSFLFPQNSSSRSNATLQQEGVHWYSRLLYQMGTWLLDSNMLHPLGMSVNSS; this comes from the exons ATGAACCACTGGCCAGGGGTTAAGCTGCGTGTGACAGAGGGCTGGGATGAGGACGGTCACCATTTTGAAGAATCACTCCACTACGAGGGAAGAGCTGTTGATATTACCACCTCTGACCGAGACAAGAGCAAATACGGGACACTGTCTCGCCTAGCTGTGGAGGCTGGATTTGACTGGGTCTATTACGAGTCCAAAGCCCACATTCATTGCTCTGTCAAAGCAG AAAATTCGGTTGCTGCGAAATCTGGGGGCTGTTTCCCAGGTTCGGCTCTGGTCTCGCTCCAGGACGGAGGACAGAAGGCCGTGAAGGACCTGAACCCCGGAGACAAGGTGCTGGCGGCAGACAGCGCGGGAAACCTGGTGTTCAGCGACTTCATCATGTTCACAGACCGAGACTCCACGACGCGACGTGTGTTTTACGTCATAGAAACGCAAGAACCCGTTGAAAAGATCACCCTCACCGCCGCTCACCTCCTTTTTGTCCTCGACAACTCAACGGAAGATCTCCACACCATGACCGCCGCGTATGCCAGCAGTGTCAGAGCCGGACAAAAGGTGATGGTTGTTGATGATAGCGGCCAGCTTAAATCTGTCATCGTGCAGCGGATATACACGGAGGAGCAGCGGGGCTCGTTCGCACCAGTGACTGCACATGGGACCATTGTGGTCGACAGAATACTGGCGTCCTGTTACGCCGTAATAGAGGACCAGGGGCTTGCGCATTTGGCCTTCGCGCCCGCCAGGCTGTATTATTACGTGTCATCATTCCTGTTCCCCCAAAACTCCAGCAGTCGGTCCAATGCGACTTTACAACAGGAGGGGGTCCACTGGTACTCCAGGCTCCTGTATCAAATGGGAACGTGGCTTTTGGACAGCAACATGCTTCATCCTTTGGGGATGTCAGTAAACTCAAGCTGA